In Electrophorus electricus isolate fEleEle1 chromosome 1, fEleEle1.pri, whole genome shotgun sequence, a single window of DNA contains:
- the gfap gene encoding glial fibrillary acidic protein, protein MESQRVLSSYRKRFSHQGASPSPSGRMSSGRLSLHSSPRFVSLSSPASLSASRLSLGAGTTERLDFSTDSLLKAQYRETRTNEKVEMMGLNDRFANYIEKVRFLEQQNKVLVAELNQLRGKEPSRLGDIYQEELRELRRQVDGLNASKARTEIDRDNLAADVALLKQRLQDEIAQRQESDNNLNAFRQDVDDAALNRVQLERKVEALQDEISFLKKIHEEEIKELQEQVMAQQVHVDPDVSKPDLTAALREIRVQYEAMASSNMQETEDWYRSKFADLTDAANRNAEALRQAKQEANEYRRQIQALNCDLESLRGTNESLERQLREMEERFSMETAAYQDTVARLEEEIQALKEEMARHLQEYQDLLNVKLALDVEIATYRKLLEGEENRITVPVQSFANLHFRETSLDTKLIPEAHVKRSIVVRTVETRDGEIIKESTTERKDLP, encoded by the exons ATGGAGTCCCAGCGTGTGCTCTCATCCTACCGAAAGCGTTTTAGCCACCAGGGTGCATCCCCGTCCCCCTCAGGCCGCATGAGCTCCGGCCGGTTGTCGCTCCACAGCAGCCCGCGGTTCGTCTCGCTGTCGagtcctgcctctctgtctgcctcacgTCTGTCGCTGGGCGCTGGCACTACGGAGCGCCTGGACTTCTCCACCGACTCGCTGCTGAAGGCGCAGTACCGCGAGACACGTACCAACGAGAAGGTGGAGATGATGGGCCTGAACGACCGGTTTGCCAACTACATTGAGAAGGTGCGCTTCCTCGAACAGCAGAACAAGGTGCTGGTGGCCGAGCTGAATCAGCTGCGAGGCAAAGAGCCCAGCCGGCTGGGCGACATCTACCAGGAGGAGCTCCGCGAACTACGCAGACAGGTGGATGGCCTCAACGCCAGCAAGGCCCgcacagagatagacagagacaaCCTGGCAGCAGATGTGGCCCTGTTGAAACaaag GCTTCAGGATGAAATTGCCCAGAGACAGGAGTCAGACAACAACCTGAATGCATTCAGACaa gatgtAGATGATGCAGCCCTGAACAGGGTTCAGTTGGAGAGAAAGGTTGAAGCGTTGCAAGATGAGATTAGCTTCCTGAAGAAAATCCATGAGGAG GAGATAAAGGAGCTGCAGGAACAGGTGATGGCGCAGCAGGTGCACGTGGACCCAGATGTGTCCAAACCAGACCTGACTGCTGCCCTCAGAGAGATCAGGGTGCAGTATGAAGCTATGGCCTCATCAAATATGCAGGAGACTGAGGATTGGTACCGCTCAAAG TTTGCAGATCTGACTGATGCAGCCAATCGGAATGCAGAAGCCCTAAGACAGGCGAAGCAAGAAGCCAATGAATATCGCCGGCAGATTCAGGCCCTGAACTGCGACCTGGAGTCACTGCGAGGGACT aACGAATCACTAGAGCGACAGCTGCGTGAGATGGAAGAGCGTTTCTCCATGGAGACGGCCGCATACCAGGACACAGTGGCACGTTTGGAGGAGGAAATCCAGGCTCTGAAGGAGGAGATGGCCAGACACCTGCAAGAGTACCAGGACCTGCTCAATGTCAAATTGGCCCTAGATGTGGAGATCGCCACCTACAGGAAGCTCCtagagggagaggagaacag AATCACTGTTCCCGTGCAGAGTTTTGCCAACCTGCATTTCAGAG AAACCAGTTTGGACACTAAACTGATTCCAGAGGCTCACGTGAAGAGGAGCATTGTTGTTCGAACTGTCGAAACACGTGATGGAGAG aTTATAAAGGAGTCGACCACAGAGAGGAAGGACCTGCCATAG
- the map3k3 gene encoding mitogen-activated protein kinase kinase kinase 3 has product MNERQALHSIMKDLVALQMTRRQPMTPYDAAKAKPVIATSTANRQDDVRIKFEFCGERRILMFGRPVQFEEVQQKVKTVFGQQLDLHYMNNEMSIPLHSQDDLDKAVDLLDRSSNMKSIKILLLTQEHSNVSSSPHHSGCKQVRIKASQSTGDVSTTYQSSEPRGRHPSTTAVLSGSQNTGRSSPPPGYVPERQQRIARQGSYTSINSEGEFIPETNDQCVLDPWSSAETSMAGSCQSLDSNSDSPSLRKARMHRARSYPDNRQDFTDRENHVYDKVVGKGGTYPRRYHVSLHHKDHSEGRRTFPRIRRPQGNLFTLVPSRRSLNGSEESLGSWQLVDTQSRLRSQDRPVSHKSPTAPVTWRRGKLLGQGAFGRVYLCYDVDTGRELAAKQVQFDPASPETSKEVSTLECEIQLLKNLHHERIVQYYGCLRDHSEKTLTIFMEYMPGGSVKDQLKAYGALTENVTRKYTRQILEGMSYLHSNMIVHRDIKGANILRDSVGNVKLGDFGASKRLQTICMSGTGVRSVTGTPYWMSPEVISGDGYGRKADVWSLGCTVVEMLTEKPPWAEYEAMAAIFKIATQPTNPVLPSFISEQTRDFIRHIFVEAKHRPSAEELLRHPFSQILC; this is encoded by the exons ATGA ATGAGAGGCAGGCTCTCCATTCCATAATGAAGGATCTGGTGGCTCTGCAGATGACCAGGCGCCAGCCCATGACACCTTATGACGCTGCCAAAGCCAAGCCTGTTATTGCCACCAGTACAGCCAACAGACAg GATGATGTCAGAATCAAATTTGAGTTCTGCGGTGAGAGGAG gatacTGATGTTTGGTCGACCAGTGCAGTTTGAGGAAGTCCAACAAAAGGTCAAGACTGTCTTTGGCCAACAGCTAGACCTGCACTATATGAATAATGAG ATGTCCATCCCCCTGCATAGTCAGGACGACTTGGACAAGGCTGTTGATCTCCTGGATCGCAGCTCCAATATGAAGAGCATCAAGATCCTGCTGCTTACACAGGAGCACAGTAat GTCTCCTCCTCACCCCATCATTCTGGCTGTAAGCAGGTCCGAATCAAAGCCTCCCAGTCTACTGGGGACGTGAGCACAACCTACCAGTCCTCCGAGCCCAGGGGCCGCCACCCATCCACCA CTGCTGTCCTCTCAGGCTCTCAAAACACCGGGCGGAGTTCTCCACCTCCTGGCTATGTTCCAGAGCGACAGCAGCGAATTGCACGCCAGGGCTCCTACACCAGTATTAACAGTGAGGGGGAGTTCATACCAGAAACCAATGACCAGTGT GTCCTGGATCCGTGGAGCAGTGCTGAAACCTCCATGGCTGGGAGCTGCCAATCTCTCGACAGCAACTCTGACAG CCCCTCCCTCAGGAAGGCCCGCATGCACCGTGCCAGGAGTTACCCTGACAACAGGCAGGACTTCACAG ACCGCGAGAACCACGTGTATGATAAGGTGGTGGGGAAAGGGGGCACATACCCACGCAGATACCACGTGTCTCTGCATCACAAAGACCACAGTgagg GTCGGCGTACATTTCCACGGATACGGCGTCCCCAGGGAAACCTGTTTACGCTGGTGCCGTCTCGGCGATCTCTCAATGGCAGTGAGGAGAGCCTTGGCAGCTGGCAGCTGGTTGACACCCAGTCCAGGCTCCGCTCCCAGGATCGCCCAGTGTCACACAAGT CCCCCACAGCTCCAGTGACATGGCGCAGGGGGAAACTGTTGGGTCAGGGGGCGTTCGGCAGGGTCTACCTCTGCTACGATGTGGACACGGGCCGTGAGCTTGCCGCCAAACAGGTCCAGTTCGACCCAGCAAGCCCTGAGACCAGCAAG GAGGTCAGTACTCTGGAGTGTGAGATCCAGctcctgaagaacctgcacCATGAGCGTATAGTGCAGTACTACGGCTGCTTGCGAGACCACAGCGAGAAGACCCTCACTATCTTCATGGAGTACATGCCCGGG GGCTCGGTCAAAGACCAGCTGAAGGCCTACGGTGCCCTAACAGAGAACGTGACCCGGAAGTATACCAGGCAGATCCTGGAGGGCATGTCCTACCTACACAGCAACATGATCGTACATAGGGACATCAAAG GTGCCAACATCCTGCGGGACTCTGTGGGGAACGTGAAGCTGGGAGACTTTGGTGCCAGCAAGCGCCTGCAGACCATCTGTATGTCCGGCACGGGTGTGCGCTCTGTAACCGGCACGCCCTACTGGATGAGCCCCGAAGTCATCAGTGGTGATGGCTATGGGCGCAAAGCCGATGTCTG GAGTCTCGGTTGTACTGTGGTGGAGATGCTAACGGAGAAGCCCCCCTGGGCAGAATATGAGGCCATGGCAGCCATCTTTAAAATAGCCACGCAGCCCACGAACCCCGTGCTGCCCTCATTTATCTCTGAGCAGACACGAGACTTCATCCGACACATCTTCGTGGAGGCCAAGCACAGGCCCAGCGCAGAGGAGCTGCTCAGGCACCCCTTCTCCCAGATCCTCTGCTGA
- the limd2 gene encoding LIM domain-containing protein 2, with protein sequence MDNLNASDEKPVQRSKSFSFQTQKETCAACEKTVYPMERLVANNLIFHTTCFCCKHCNTKLSLGTYAALQGEFYCKPHFQQLFKSKGNYDEGFGRKQHKELWASKDGESMAKTP encoded by the exons GACAACTTGAATGCCTCAGACGAAAAGCCTGTTCAGCGCTCTAAG TCCTTTAGTTTTCAAACACAGAAGGAGACCTGTGCAGCCTGTGAGAAGACTGTGTACCCCATGGAGAGACTGGTGGCCAACAATCTTATCTTCCATACAACATGCTTCTGCTGCAAGCACTGCAACACCAAACTCAG CCTGGGCACTTATGCTGCCCTACAGGGTGAGTTCTACTGCAAGCCTCACTTCCAGCAGCTGTTCAAGAGCAAAGGTAACTATGATGAGGGCTTTGGCCGCAAACAGCACAAAGAGCTCTGGGCCAGCAAGGATGGTGAAAGCATGGCCAAGACACCGTAA